The Geminocystis sp. NIES-3708 genomic sequence TTGATTTTATATTCTGTCCAAATACCATTTTGCCAATAAGGATCAGATTCAACCAAATTTCTGACTATTTCTTCATTTTCAGCTTCATAAATACCAAATACTTGACTATTATCTTTAGTTGGACCTAGAGTTATTAAAATACCTGATTCTTTTTGTTTTCCTAATCCTTCTAAATGAGCAGAGCGATAGGGTCTTCTTTTTTCCAAAGCATTGTCACAATAACTACCGAATAAAATATATTTAGCCATCTCGTAAATTCAATTTAATTATTATTTGTTAATAGTTAATTGTCTCATAAAATTAAGCAGCGAAGGATTTACCACAACCACAGGTTTGATTCGCATTGGGGTTAGTGAATTGAAAACCTCCTCCAATCATTGCATTACTATAATCTAAAACTAAACCGTATAAAAACAATAAACTTTTGCGATCGCAGATTATTTTAAAACCATCGTAATCAAAAACATCATCATGTTCAGTAATATTACTTGTACTTTCAAAATCCATAAGGTAAGACATCCCAGAACAACCACCCTGTCTAACTCCTACCCTTAAACAGAGATCTTCGTTACCCTGCTGTTGTCTTAACATTAAAACGTGTTTGAGGGCATTTTCGGTTAATTGAATGCCTTTAGTAACGGCTACTGCTTGTGTCATAAACTTCAATTATTAACTTTGGTTTTCTTACTATTCTACACTTTATATTTCTCAACCGAGAGAAGAAAAGTAAACTTTAGACTGAATTGGATCTGGATTCATGGTTTTGTCTCCTTCTTGCCAATCCACAGGACATACTTCATTATCATGAGATTGCACATATTGAATGGCTTTTAATACCCTTAAAGTTTCGTCAATACTACGACCAAAAGAAAGATTATTCACTGTCATATACTGAATAAAACCTTGAGGATCAATAATAAATAAGCCTCTTAAAGCCACTCCTGCATTAGGTTCTAAAACATTATATTCTATACTAATTTCTTTTTTCAAATCAGAAATTAAAGGATATTCAATGTCACCAATACCCCCTTGTTTTCTCTCAGTTTGAATCCATGCTAAGTGTGCAAATTCACTATCAACGGATATTCCTAAAATTTGGGTGTTTAAACTCTGAAATTCGCTATGGCGATCGCTAAAAGCAATAATTTCTGTGGGACAAACAAAAGTAAAATCAAGGGGATAGAAAAACAAAACAACATATTTACCTAAATAATCAGACAGTTTAACAACCTTAAATTGTTGATCAATAACCGCTGTAGCAGTAAAATCTGGTGCTTTTTGTCCTACTTGAATGTTCATTTTGAAATTGAATAATAGATCACTGATAATTCTAGCCTTTAGTTCTGAGACAATTCAAATCACCGATGTTGAAAATATTATTATGTTCCTATCAATCTATTAAACAAAGCTTTATTTAGAAGATAAATATTTTGCAACTATAGTTAATACGTCTTCTGCATTTATTGGTTTACCGATAAAATCTGATGCACCCATCATTTTTGTGCGTACTCTTTCAATCATGCCATCATTGGAAGTGATTATAATAATAGGGGTTTGACGAAACATAGATAATTTTCTAAGACTGGCACATATTTCATAGCCGTTAGTATTGGGCATTACTAAATCTAAAAAAATTAAATCTGGTTTTACTGCTAAAATTTTGGCGATCGCTTTTAAAGGTTCAGTAATACCGATAAATTGGTATCCAGATTTTTTGAGAATAGTCGCCATAGTCTCGCAAATCATCGGACTATCGTCAATACAAGCAATTAAAGCCGTTTTTTCTTCAGGCTGAATAATCGTTGGTAGAGAAATTGGAGTAGGCAAATCCGCAACGGAAACTAAATCGATATAACCTTCTTGAATGTACGGCAATAATGAACTGCTAAACTGGTTCAAATCTCTTTTTAATTGTAAAGACAAATCTCGCAAAGAGTTTCTACCATTAAATAATTTAGTAAAAGCACTATAGGTTTTTGGAGATATTTTCTGCTTTAATTGTTCTGGAGAACGAATTACAGGAGCTTTATTCGGAGAACGATCGCCTAACCTAAGACTAACCCAATTCTGCCATTGTTGCCATGCTGGTACAATAACTTGATTTGCATCGAGGAGAAAAATTTGTTCAGAGATAGGTACACCAATATCACTATTGAGATGGAAAGTAATTTCTGTAGTTTGATTGAGATCGAAAAAAATTTCTATGAGAATACTATTAAGCATTTTGATCACAGATTCACGATCTGCTCTATTATTTAACAACCAACGACGTAATAATTCATACTCCCAACAAAACTTAATATTATGACTAGAAATAGATTGAATTTGTTCTTCTAAATATCCCGCATCAGTAGCAATGCTGGGAAGATAAGCGGCTAAATTTCGTCGCCAACGCCTAACCGAATGTTCTCCTCCTGTACCATAAATCAAACGCCCCATATACAAATAAAAACACCATTCAGCCTTTCCAGCATAAACTAATTTAACTTCACCACTAAATTGATGTTTTTTGAGGGTGTTAAAAAGATAGGTTTGTTTTGATGCCACAAACCCCTTAATTGGAACACTATAGTTTTCTTTATTAGGCGTATCCATCAATGATAAATTAGAAGTAGGCTGATAATCGTTGTTTAAATCTTAGTATAAAATTCAGAGATTTTCTGATTCATAACATCATTGCCACTATAGCAGTTATTCTTGTTCTAATTATTCTTGCTATATTTTCAGTATATATATTAACATCTTAGTCTTATTGTTTATGAGTATTAATTTTCAAACTATTGTTACTACCCTCAATCAATTTTGGAGTGATAGAAATTGTCTGATAGCCCAACCTTACGACACTGAAAAGGGTGCAGGTACAATGAGTCATCATACCTTTTTACGAGCTATTGGTCCAGAACCTT encodes the following:
- a CDS encoding YciI family protein, whose product is MAKYILFGSYCDNALEKRRPYRSAHLEGLGKQKESGILITLGPTKDNSQVFGIYEAENEEIVRNLVESDPYWQNGIWTEYKIKEWIQAF
- a CDS encoding iron-sulfur cluster assembly accessory protein, with the protein product MTQAVAVTKGIQLTENALKHVLMLRQQQGNEDLCLRVGVRQGGCSGMSYLMDFESTSNITEHDDVFDYDGFKIICDRKSLLFLYGLVLDYSNAMIGGGFQFTNPNANQTCGCGKSFAA
- a CDS encoding peroxiredoxin, whose product is MNIQVGQKAPDFTATAVIDQQFKVVKLSDYLGKYVVLFFYPLDFTFVCPTEIIAFSDRHSEFQSLNTQILGISVDSEFAHLAWIQTERKQGGIGDIEYPLISDLKKEISIEYNVLEPNAGVALRGLFIIDPQGFIQYMTVNNLSFGRSIDETLRVLKAIQYVQSHDNEVCPVDWQEGDKTMNPDPIQSKVYFSSLG
- a CDS encoding response regulator, encoding MDTPNKENYSVPIKGFVASKQTYLFNTLKKHQFSGEVKLVYAGKAEWCFYLYMGRLIYGTGGEHSVRRWRRNLAAYLPSIATDAGYLEEQIQSISSHNIKFCWEYELLRRWLLNNRADRESVIKMLNSILIEIFFDLNQTTEITFHLNSDIGVPISEQIFLLDANQVIVPAWQQWQNWVSLRLGDRSPNKAPVIRSPEQLKQKISPKTYSAFTKLFNGRNSLRDLSLQLKRDLNQFSSSLLPYIQEGYIDLVSVADLPTPISLPTIIQPEEKTALIACIDDSPMICETMATILKKSGYQFIGITEPLKAIAKILAVKPDLIFLDLVMPNTNGYEICASLRKLSMFRQTPIIIITSNDGMIERVRTKMMGASDFIGKPINAEDVLTIVAKYLSSK